A window of the Bacillus sp. A301a_S52 genome harbors these coding sequences:
- a CDS encoding DUF1002 domain-containing protein: MKILYKTAVSTFAIWLLFISVVFADAAPGDEIVTLGDDLSPQQRETLLNEMNVNEDEVLIVTVTNEEEHQYLGDYISASIIGSNALSSSKITLLEEGEGVDVETNRINWVSEGMYANALITAGVKDANIYVTAPFNVSGTGALTGLIKAYEASTEEVIPEDQKQVANEELVKTAELGDEYGVEDATELMARIKEALAEEDIETEEDLRALIQRIAGELGMTLTDEELNGLVSLFNRMKDLNIDWDQVQNQIGKIRENIGDFLSSEEGQGIIQSILDFISDLIDIVRGWFSS, encoded by the coding sequence ATGAAAATACTTTACAAAACAGCTGTTTCGACTTTTGCTATTTGGTTGCTGTTTATATCAGTCGTTTTTGCAGATGCGGCTCCTGGAGATGAAATTGTAACTCTTGGTGATGATTTGTCTCCACAGCAAAGAGAAACATTACTTAATGAAATGAATGTTAATGAAGATGAGGTGCTCATAGTTACTGTCACAAATGAAGAAGAGCATCAATACTTAGGTGATTATATAAGTGCTTCTATTATTGGGAGTAATGCTTTATCTTCCTCGAAAATTACCCTTTTAGAGGAAGGTGAAGGGGTAGATGTAGAAACGAATCGCATTAATTGGGTGTCTGAAGGAATGTACGCTAATGCTTTAATTACTGCTGGAGTGAAAGATGCGAATATTTACGTTACAGCCCCTTTTAATGTCTCTGGTACTGGTGCGTTAACTGGACTGATTAAAGCATATGAGGCGTCCACTGAGGAGGTCATTCCAGAGGACCAGAAACAAGTGGCGAATGAAGAATTAGTTAAAACAGCAGAACTTGGTGATGAATACGGTGTTGAAGATGCAACTGAACTAATGGCTCGTATTAAAGAAGCACTTGCCGAGGAAGATATAGAGACAGAGGAAGACTTACGTGCTTTAATTCAGCGAATTGCAGGCGAGTTAGGTATGACTTTAACTGATGAAGAGTTAAATGGTTTAGTTTCATTATTTAATCGCATGAAAGATTTAAATATTGACTGGGACCAAGTTCAAAATCAAATTGGAAAAATACGCGAAAATATCGGTGACTTTTTAAGTAGTGAAGAAGGTCAAGGAATTATTCAATCTATTCTTGATTTTATATCAGACCTTATTGATATCGTAAGAGGATGGTTTAGTTCTTAA
- a CDS encoding metal ABC transporter permease, whose amino-acid sequence MISVFFQFDFLRYALFTGVIIGFLVPFLGVFLVVRRLSLMADALSHITLTGIAFSLLLSKHTPLFVGLNPVYMGMAFSITGSLLIERLRVAYDYYKELAIPIILSAGIGTGVVFISLADGFNNDLFNYLFGSVVTLTQQDFYVVLILTLIVTSCLVLFYKEFFFLSFDEEQATISGLPKRMLHVLFMVMVAVVIGISMQIVGILLVSALMTLPVAAAMRCAKGFKQMFIYAVIFGELSIITGLFTAFHFDLAPGGTIVMINVFILATVIVLTRKHVN is encoded by the coding sequence ATGATCAGCGTCTTCTTTCAGTTTGATTTTTTGAGATACGCTTTATTTACCGGAGTTATTATTGGCTTTTTAGTCCCATTTCTAGGGGTTTTTCTTGTGGTTCGTCGCTTATCTCTAATGGCAGATGCTTTATCTCATATCACACTCACAGGTATTGCCTTTAGTTTATTATTGAGTAAGCATACACCGCTGTTTGTTGGGCTCAATCCTGTGTATATGGGGATGGCTTTTTCTATTACTGGTTCACTTTTGATAGAGCGTTTGAGAGTTGCTTACGACTATTATAAAGAGCTAGCTATTCCCATTATTCTTTCAGCAGGTATTGGCACAGGGGTTGTCTTTATTTCTCTCGCAGATGGTTTTAACAACGATCTTTTTAATTATTTATTTGGTAGCGTCGTCACGTTAACCCAACAAGATTTTTATGTTGTACTAATACTTACTCTTATTGTAACATCCTGCCTCGTCTTATTTTATAAAGAATTCTTTTTTCTGAGTTTTGATGAAGAGCAAGCAACCATTTCAGGGTTACCAAAGCGCATGCTACATGTCTTATTTATGGTAATGGTAGCAGTTGTTATTGGAATCTCCATGCAAATAGTTGGTATTTTACTCGTTTCCGCTCTTATGACATTACCTGTAGCAGCTGCAATGAGGTGTGCCAAAGGTTTTAAGCAAATGTTTATTTATGCTGTCATATTCGGGGAGCTATCGATTATTACTGGCTTATTTACTGCTTTCCACTTTGATTTGGCACCGGGAGGAACGATCGTTATGATAAATGTTTTTATTTTAGCAACTGTCATTGTTTTAACCCGTAAGCATGTAAATTAA
- a CDS encoding MFS transporter codes for MARSTVVVSTLGMLTFIMIIGNSMFVPVLPDMEIMWNVTSTQAGLILSVFSLSAAITIPLTGYLAAQFSKKIIATCAIAIVILGCIISALSGSLIVNYAYPLLLVGRVIQGIGAGIVAPLPFMITAELLERDDRVKVLAALEVFNGLAKLVSPFAGMFTIQFGGSFLFIFYIGVCIVAIMLLLLGIKTIKPSPLRTGKSYFIALKQVVFHRVKFVFPLVFAGGGAMCLLFGFLTYYSYELEWIYGQTGMTKALMFTLPLIGLILGSILTGKLVETYRSINLGKVFKGIAILLAICFLLLLLHETLLLLIIITTLIGGSSAAILVMCNLLITENVLKEERDTIVSLYSMVRFVGVGIGPPLFTVLMYNEEAMFISLFTVMILLTVVCQFIVKCRLLPSHMPKK; via the coding sequence ATGGCACGATCAACTGTTGTAGTTAGTACATTAGGGATGTTAACGTTTATTATGATTATTGGTAATTCAATGTTTGTACCAGTTTTACCTGACATGGAGATAATGTGGAATGTAACCTCAACGCAAGCTGGGCTCATTTTAAGTGTTTTTTCTTTATCGGCAGCCATTACAATACCTTTAACAGGGTACTTAGCAGCTCAATTCTCAAAAAAAATTATTGCGACATGCGCGATTGCTATCGTGATCTTAGGTTGTATAATAAGCGCCTTAAGTGGTAGTTTGATTGTTAATTACGCTTATCCACTGCTGTTAGTGGGAAGAGTGATACAGGGGATAGGTGCGGGAATCGTGGCCCCTCTTCCATTTATGATAACTGCGGAATTGTTAGAAAGAGATGACAGGGTTAAAGTGCTAGCTGCTCTAGAAGTTTTTAATGGTTTAGCAAAGTTAGTGAGTCCTTTCGCTGGCATGTTTACGATTCAATTTGGAGGAAGCTTTTTATTTATTTTCTATATTGGAGTTTGTATTGTAGCAATTATGTTACTTTTATTAGGAATAAAAACGATAAAACCTTCTCCATTACGAACTGGAAAAAGTTATTTTATAGCGCTTAAGCAGGTTGTTTTCCATCGCGTTAAATTTGTATTTCCATTAGTTTTTGCAGGTGGGGGTGCTATGTGCTTGCTATTTGGGTTTCTGACATATTATTCTTATGAGCTTGAATGGATTTACGGACAAACAGGTATGACTAAGGCTTTGATGTTTACTTTACCATTGATTGGACTCATATTAGGCTCTATTCTCACAGGAAAACTAGTTGAAACTTACCGAAGTATTAATCTTGGGAAGGTATTTAAGGGGATCGCAATCCTTCTAGCAATATGCTTTCTTCTGTTATTATTACATGAAACGTTATTGTTACTTATTATAATAACAACATTGATAGGGGGAAGCTCGGCCGCTATTTTAGTGATGTGTAACCTTCTTATAACTGAAAACGTCTTAAAAGAGGAGAGAGATACCATTGTGTCACTATACAGTATGGTACGTTTTGTAGGGGTGGGGATTGGTCCGCCATTATTTACGGTACTTATGTATAATGAAGAGGCTATGTTTATTAGTTTGTTTACCGTCATGATTCTATTGACAGTTGTTTGCCAATTTATTGTAAAATGTCGGTTGCTGCCGAGCCATATGCCCAAAAAGTGA
- a CDS encoding DUF4190 domain-containing protein translates to MTKKYNPNETPSCEVAPPHQKNENYREETAAEYAVNPGMYREPDDTVENNEQEQDTGAGKGIGALGIALSIVALFFLPLLFSIAGIILGAVAVKRDQKGIGYTAIVIGAFALIISMFFAPFVT, encoded by the coding sequence ATGACGAAAAAATATAATCCAAATGAAACACCGTCATGTGAAGTCGCGCCGCCACACCAAAAAAATGAAAATTATCGTGAGGAAACAGCAGCAGAGTATGCAGTGAACCCTGGAATGTATAGGGAGCCTGATGACACAGTTGAAAATAATGAACAGGAACAAGATACTGGCGCAGGTAAAGGAATTGGTGCATTAGGGATTGCGCTTTCAATCGTAGCACTTTTTTTCCTGCCGTTACTTTTTTCAATAGCAGGAATTATTTTAGGAGCTGTTGCTGTCAAAAGAGATCAAAAAGGGATAGGCTATACAGCAATTGTTATTGGGGCTTTTGCGTTAATAATTAGTATGTTTTTTGCGCCATTTGTGACGTGA
- a CDS encoding RNA degradosome polyphosphate kinase: MNNTIKPVSLDDPAYYNNRELSWLSFNERVLQEAMDKHNPLLERLKFMAIFSSNLDEFFMVRVAGLKDQVKAGFNKPENKAGLTPKQQLNKIAERSHYLVKEQYQLYNQILQPLLEKEGIHFVTMTDLTDSQYDILANHFHNYILPVLTPMAIDAYRPFPMLLNKSLNLAILLGSEMDNDQERKLAIVQVPSVLKRTITLPTDRHYPSFIFLEDVISHFIEDLFQGYSVIAVSPFRITRNADLTIHEEDARDLLTEIEKELKKRKWGAAVRLEIQAKQMDENLLSFLMGVLELSEDDVYSVEGPLDFSFFISFYENMAPEWEHLVNDAYIPQPPADLWNKSDLFQAILEKDIFLHHPYESFQPIVDLITRAAKDPDVLAIKQTLYRVSGDSPIIQALTEAADAGKQVTVLVELKARFDEEQNIQWAKRLEKSGVHVIYGITGLKTHSKITLIIRNNNDTIQRFVHLGTGNYNDSTAKFYTDMGILTSRASIGEDATNFFNHLSGFTCKPKWHDIVISPVDMRDKFLMLIEQEMTYHLQHGNGRIIAKMNSLTDKPIIVKLYEASRTGVKIDLIVRGICCLKPGIPNVSENITVRSIVDRFLEHSRIFYFHHNGEEALFLSSADWMTRNMDKRIEILFPIFSKNIKDRIKSVLTLTLKDNVKARLQHTDGTYHYAPRHENEPIIQSQRLFYEKAAMFFEDD; encoded by the coding sequence ATGAATAATACGATCAAGCCTGTGTCATTAGATGACCCTGCATACTATAACAATCGAGAGTTAAGTTGGCTCAGCTTTAATGAACGAGTACTCCAAGAAGCAATGGATAAGCATAACCCTTTATTAGAACGTTTAAAGTTTATGGCCATCTTCAGTTCTAATCTCGACGAATTTTTTATGGTTCGTGTAGCAGGGTTGAAAGATCAAGTTAAAGCTGGTTTTAATAAACCCGAAAACAAGGCTGGGTTAACTCCGAAACAGCAATTAAACAAAATAGCGGAAAGAAGCCATTATCTCGTTAAAGAACAGTATCAATTATACAATCAAATCCTGCAACCGCTATTAGAAAAAGAGGGAATACATTTTGTAACCATGACCGATTTGACCGATTCGCAATATGACATACTAGCAAATCACTTTCACAACTATATATTACCTGTTTTAACACCGATGGCCATCGATGCTTACCGTCCCTTCCCCATGTTACTAAATAAAAGTTTAAACTTAGCTATTTTGCTTGGAAGTGAGATGGACAATGACCAAGAACGTAAGCTCGCTATCGTGCAAGTACCTTCAGTTTTGAAACGTACAATCACCTTACCTACAGACCGTCATTATCCATCTTTTATTTTTCTTGAAGACGTTATTAGTCATTTTATAGAAGACCTGTTTCAAGGTTATTCAGTGATTGCCGTCTCTCCTTTCAGAATTACGCGCAATGCAGACTTAACGATTCATGAAGAAGACGCTCGCGATTTATTGACTGAAATTGAAAAGGAATTAAAAAAAAGAAAATGGGGTGCAGCTGTCCGTTTAGAAATACAAGCTAAACAAATGGATGAAAACCTTCTGTCTTTTTTAATGGGTGTTCTGGAATTGAGTGAAGATGACGTTTATAGCGTAGAGGGACCACTGGATTTTTCATTTTTCATAAGTTTTTACGAAAATATGGCACCTGAATGGGAACATCTCGTAAATGATGCCTATATCCCACAGCCTCCAGCTGACTTATGGAATAAAAGCGATCTTTTTCAAGCAATACTTGAAAAAGACATCTTTCTCCATCATCCATACGAATCTTTTCAGCCAATCGTTGATTTGATCACACGTGCCGCTAAAGATCCAGATGTTCTTGCAATTAAACAAACACTTTACAGGGTCAGTGGAGATTCCCCGATTATTCAAGCATTAACTGAAGCAGCCGATGCCGGTAAACAGGTTACGGTTCTCGTAGAGCTTAAAGCAAGATTCGATGAGGAGCAAAATATTCAATGGGCGAAGCGGTTAGAAAAGTCAGGTGTCCATGTCATTTATGGTATTACTGGACTTAAAACCCATAGTAAAATAACTTTAATTATCAGGAATAATAATGACACTATTCAACGATTCGTTCACCTCGGAACAGGTAATTATAATGACAGCACAGCAAAATTTTATACCGATATGGGGATATTAACCTCTAGGGCAAGTATTGGAGAAGATGCAACGAATTTTTTCAACCATCTTAGTGGCTTTACGTGTAAGCCAAAATGGCATGATATTGTCATTTCTCCAGTTGATATGCGAGATAAATTTCTAATGTTAATTGAACAGGAAATGACATACCATTTGCAACATGGCAACGGGCGGATAATTGCCAAGATGAACTCCCTTACAGACAAACCAATTATTGTTAAATTATATGAAGCCAGTAGAACAGGTGTAAAAATCGATTTGATCGTAAGAGGCATCTGCTGTTTAAAACCAGGCATTCCTAATGTGAGCGAGAATATAACAGTTCGAAGTATTGTTGATCGTTTCCTAGAACATAGTAGGATATTTTACTTCCACCATAATGGTGAAGAAGCTCTTTTTTTATCCTCGGCAGATTGGATGACGCGAAATATGGATAAACGAATTGAGATTTTATTTCCTATTTTTTCTAAAAATATAAAAGATCGAATAAAAAGTGTATTAACTCTTACCTTAAAGGATAATGTGAAAGCCCGTCTGCAACATACAGATGGTACTTATCACTATGCACCTCGTCATGAAAATGAACCAATCATTCAAAGCCAACGACTCTTTTATGAGAAAGCAGCCATGTTTTTTGAAGACGACTAG
- a CDS encoding Ppx/GppA family phosphatase, giving the protein MEAQKVAIIDMGSNSVRFVIYDINTHACYEEILNLKVVARLSSHINEHGAMTPEGIKVVLNTLNKFEAVAKKYNLTAIRGVATAAIRNATNSKDILAAIHKYSSFSVDILSEEEEAYYGFLAVTNSTHLPKGITIDIGGGSTEITYFEDRKVIHLHSFPFGAITLKKQFIEKDSPSQSEWIALKSYLQQQFALLPWLKNNKAPVIGIGGSARNLGLIHQNIVDYPLSGLHQYEMTTEDVYSIQAKLSSLSLKEREKLDGLSKDRADIILPAIAAIEELITYTGSPNFIVSNKGLRDGLFYEKLLETIDISHFPNVTHESFYQLSVTYQLDTTFQKRLSILSSYLATELINHELITLSDTDLTHLHWASHVFYIGNTIHPESKSQHTFYLLTNQSINGLTHMERLAIAFIASFRSRSHLKLYARPFRHWVTKEELKKYELMGALLKLCYGLNISKRDVVKKIELDSVTETIIELSIYYDGDPYFEEFHASKYKKHLERCLKRTISIHFIPR; this is encoded by the coding sequence ATGGAAGCACAAAAGGTCGCAATTATAGATATGGGGTCCAACTCTGTAAGATTTGTCATTTATGATATAAACACCCATGCATGCTATGAAGAAATATTAAACTTAAAAGTTGTAGCCAGGTTAAGCTCACATATTAATGAACATGGGGCTATGACACCTGAAGGTATAAAAGTGGTATTAAATACATTAAATAAGTTTGAAGCTGTTGCAAAAAAATATAATTTAACTGCAATACGCGGAGTAGCTACTGCAGCCATTCGAAATGCCACAAATAGTAAAGACATTCTAGCAGCTATCCATAAGTACAGCAGCTTTTCTGTAGACATTCTTTCTGAAGAAGAAGAAGCATATTATGGATTCTTAGCTGTGACCAACTCGACCCATTTACCTAAAGGAATAACAATTGATATTGGCGGTGGTAGTACCGAGATAACTTATTTTGAAGACCGAAAAGTCATCCATTTACACAGTTTTCCCTTTGGAGCAATCACTTTAAAGAAGCAATTCATTGAAAAAGACAGCCCTTCACAATCTGAATGGATAGCATTAAAATCTTATCTTCAACAACAGTTTGCTTTGCTTCCATGGTTAAAAAATAATAAGGCCCCAGTTATCGGAATAGGCGGCTCTGCTAGAAATCTTGGGCTCATTCATCAAAATATTGTAGACTATCCTTTATCAGGTCTTCATCAATACGAAATGACGACTGAAGATGTTTACTCTATTCAGGCGAAACTGTCATCTTTATCATTAAAAGAGCGGGAAAAGTTGGATGGCTTATCAAAAGATAGAGCAGATATTATTTTACCTGCTATAGCCGCCATCGAAGAACTGATCACCTACACTGGAAGTCCTAACTTTATTGTCAGTAATAAAGGGTTAAGAGATGGGCTTTTTTACGAGAAGTTATTGGAAACAATTGATATTAGTCATTTTCCAAATGTGACGCATGAAAGCTTTTATCAACTTTCCGTAACTTATCAATTAGATACTACTTTCCAGAAAAGGTTGTCTATTTTATCATCATACCTTGCCACAGAACTAATAAATCATGAACTCATTACACTGTCAGATACCGATTTAACCCATCTTCACTGGGCCTCCCATGTGTTTTACATCGGGAATACGATTCATCCTGAATCTAAAAGTCAACATACATTTTATTTGTTAACAAATCAGTCAATCAATGGACTAACTCATATGGAACGGCTGGCAATAGCTTTTATAGCTTCATTTAGATCTCGTTCACACTTAAAACTTTATGCGAGACCTTTTCGCCACTGGGTTACAAAAGAAGAACTAAAAAAGTACGAATTAATGGGGGCGCTTCTAAAACTTTGCTATGGATTAAACATTTCCAAACGAGACGTGGTGAAAAAAATTGAACTTGACTCCGTTACAGAAACAATAATTGAACTCTCCATATACTATGATGGCGACCCCTATTTTGAAGAATTTCACGCCAGTAAATACAAAAAGCATTTAGAAAGATGTTTAAAAAGGACGATTTCAATCCATTTTATCCCTAGATAA
- a CDS encoding metal ABC transporter ATP-binding protein has product MKNTFAVEINNVSFAYRHQNVLEGINLSIPQGSFLGLVGPNGSGKSTLIKCLLGLLTPDKGSIYLYGQPVKKFNHWSDVGFVSQKANSFNSGFPATVFEVVSMGLFGKVGLFRFLTKKHKEKVREAIGQVGMEDFVNENIGQLSGGQQQRVFIARALVSDPTLLILDEPTVGVDANSVANFYTMLKELNEKRHMTLILVTHDIGAMSEYVTDVACLNKCLHFHGNKKVFEENKEAMITAMYGHEVNLLEHNHDHTHHDHDHDHDDVRSQEL; this is encoded by the coding sequence ATGAAAAATACGTTTGCAGTTGAAATTAATAATGTGTCCTTTGCGTATCGACACCAAAATGTTTTAGAGGGGATTAACTTAAGTATTCCTCAAGGCTCTTTTCTAGGTTTAGTTGGACCCAATGGTTCGGGAAAATCAACGTTGATTAAATGTCTGTTAGGTCTATTAACGCCAGATAAAGGGAGTATTTATTTATACGGTCAGCCAGTGAAGAAGTTTAATCACTGGAGTGACGTTGGATTTGTGTCTCAAAAAGCAAATAGCTTTAACAGCGGGTTTCCAGCCACTGTGTTTGAAGTAGTATCTATGGGGTTGTTTGGAAAAGTCGGGTTATTTCGCTTCTTGACAAAAAAACATAAAGAAAAAGTGCGTGAAGCTATTGGACAAGTAGGGATGGAAGATTTCGTGAATGAAAACATTGGACAGCTATCGGGAGGACAGCAACAGAGAGTTTTCATTGCTAGGGCATTAGTTAGTGATCCAACTCTACTTATTTTAGATGAACCGACAGTTGGTGTAGATGCTAACTCAGTGGCTAACTTTTATACCATGCTGAAAGAATTGAATGAAAAACGCCATATGACTCTCATTCTTGTTACCCATGATATTGGAGCAATGTCAGAGTATGTGACAGATGTGGCATGTTTAAATAAATGTCTTCATTTTCATGGGAATAAAAAGGTTTTTGAAGAAAATAAAGAAGCGATGATAACCGCAATGTATGGGCATGAGGTGAACCTACTAGAACATAATCATGACCATACTCATCATGACCATGATCATGATCATGATGACGTAAGGAGTCAAGAGTTATGA
- a CDS encoding metal ABC transporter permease: MFDLLHQLTFLERGIIAGIIVGFICPIIGAFLLVRRMTIISEGLSHITLTGIAVGIVMMQSPATSFINPLYTGVLFSLIGSLLVEKLRQIYRHFQELAIPIILSAGIGLSALLISISPSNNTEWFNYLFGSIVTVTLADLLFIVVTGIVMMSIVLLFYKELLSISFDQEFAITSGISVKKMNFLFSILVALVISMSMKVIGILLVGAMVTLPVAVSIQFAKSFRQVVIIGIIVGEISVIGGIIMSIYFNIATGGMIVVTGVMILIISVIIKRGIAFLSFKSVN; encoded by the coding sequence ATGTTTGATTTACTCCACCAATTAACGTTTTTAGAAAGAGGAATTATTGCAGGAATAATAGTTGGTTTTATTTGTCCGATTATTGGTGCTTTTCTTCTAGTAAGGCGAATGACTATCATTTCCGAAGGACTTTCTCATATTACTCTAACAGGGATTGCAGTGGGAATAGTGATGATGCAAAGTCCAGCCACTAGCTTTATTAATCCTCTTTACACAGGGGTATTATTCTCGCTAATTGGCTCTCTTCTTGTAGAAAAACTCAGACAAATTTACCGTCATTTTCAAGAGTTGGCTATTCCGATTATTCTTTCAGCTGGAATCGGATTGAGTGCGCTTCTTATAAGTATTTCACCAAGTAATAATACTGAGTGGTTTAATTATCTATTTGGTAGTATCGTGACTGTAACTTTAGCTGACTTGCTGTTTATTGTCGTAACAGGTATTGTTATGATGAGCATTGTGTTGTTATTTTATAAAGAATTATTATCCATTTCTTTTGACCAAGAATTTGCAATTACATCAGGTATTTCAGTGAAAAAAATGAATTTTTTATTTTCCATCTTAGTTGCACTTGTCATTTCCATGTCGATGAAAGTAATAGGAATTCTGCTAGTTGGAGCCATGGTCACATTACCTGTTGCAGTTAGTATTCAATTTGCCAAAAGTTTTCGTCAAGTTGTGATTATTGGTATTATAGTAGGAGAGATATCTGTCATTGGTGGTATTATCATGTCCATTTATTTTAACATTGCTACCGGGGGAATGATTGTTGTAACAGGGGTTATGATTTTAATTATTTCTGTTATTATTAAAAGAGGTATAGCGTTTCTTAGTTTTAAATCCGTCAATTGA
- the ispG gene encoding flavodoxin-dependent (E)-4-hydroxy-3-methylbut-2-enyl-diphosphate synthase: MTQLTHRKNTRPVKVGPITIGGSDEVIIQSMTMSKTHDVDATVAEINRLEEAGCQIVRVACPHMKDAEAIPEIKKRINIPLVVDIHFDYKLALKAIEGGADKIRINPGNIGRKEKVEAVVNAAKEKGIPIRIGVNAGSLENRILKKYGYPTADGMVESALHHIKILEDLDFHDIIVSMKASDVTLAVEAYEKAAQTFDYPLHLGITESGTLFAGTIKSSAGLGILLGKGIGNTVRISLSADPVEEVKVAKELLKTFGLAANAATLISCPTCGRIEIDLISIANEVEEYIQKIKAPIKVSVLGCAVNGPGEAKEADIGIAGARGEGLLFRKGKTIRKVPEEIMVEELKKEIDLLAKEHEEKQKKEQEKV; the protein is encoded by the coding sequence GTGACCCAACTAACACATCGAAAAAATACACGGCCTGTCAAAGTAGGCCCTATAACTATCGGGGGCAGTGATGAGGTTATTATTCAAAGTATGACCATGTCCAAAACTCACGATGTAGACGCAACTGTTGCTGAAATAAACCGGCTTGAGGAAGCTGGATGCCAAATAGTTCGCGTCGCATGTCCGCATATGAAAGACGCTGAAGCCATCCCAGAAATTAAAAAGCGAATCAACATTCCTTTAGTCGTAGATATTCATTTTGACTATAAGCTTGCATTAAAAGCGATTGAAGGCGGCGCTGACAAAATTAGAATTAATCCTGGGAATATTGGACGTAAGGAAAAAGTAGAGGCAGTCGTAAATGCAGCGAAAGAAAAAGGGATTCCTATTCGAATTGGTGTAAATGCTGGTTCATTAGAAAACCGTATCTTAAAAAAATATGGTTATCCAACAGCCGATGGTATGGTTGAAAGTGCCCTACACCACATTAAGATTCTAGAAGATCTTGATTTTCATGATATTATTGTTTCAATGAAGGCATCAGATGTCACATTAGCAGTAGAGGCTTATGAAAAAGCTGCTCAAACATTTGACTACCCCCTTCATTTAGGTATTACAGAGTCGGGCACTCTTTTCGCTGGGACGATAAAAAGCTCTGCAGGTCTTGGTATTCTTCTAGGTAAAGGAATTGGAAATACAGTCCGTATCTCTTTAAGTGCAGATCCTGTTGAAGAGGTTAAAGTAGCAAAAGAGCTCCTTAAAACATTTGGACTTGCCGCTAATGCAGCCACTCTTATTTCTTGTCCAACTTGCGGAAGAATTGAAATCGATTTAATTAGTATTGCAAATGAAGTGGAAGAATATATTCAAAAAATCAAAGCACCTATTAAGGTCTCCGTCTTAGGGTGTGCCGTTAATGGTCCTGGAGAAGCAAAAGAAGCCGACATAGGAATTGCAGGTGCACGAGGAGAAGGCTTACTTTTCAGAAAAGGAAAAACAATTCGTAAAGTGCCCGAAGAAATAATGGTTGAAGAACTTAAAAAGGAAATTGATTTGTTAGCGAAAGAACACGAAGAAAAGCAGAAAAAAGAACAGGAGAAGGTCTAG
- a CDS encoding transcriptional repressor — MNVEKALEKLKKEGFKYTDKRMDMLQLFSDESRYLAAKDVLEALKDKYSGLSFDTIYRNLSLFSDLGILETTELAGEKKFRFSCSTDHHHHHLICLECGKTKHIHQCPMDSSSMTTEGFKIVGHKFEIYGYCDKCEAQTL; from the coding sequence ATGAATGTGGAAAAAGCGCTAGAAAAGCTAAAAAAAGAAGGTTTTAAATATACAGATAAACGAATGGATATGTTGCAACTATTTTCTGATGAAAGCCGTTATTTAGCGGCTAAAGATGTTCTTGAAGCATTAAAAGATAAATATAGCGGTTTGAGCTTTGATACTATTTATCGAAATTTATCGTTGTTTTCTGATTTAGGCATTTTGGAAACGACAGAATTGGCAGGTGAAAAGAAGTTTCGTTTTTCTTGCTCCACTGACCACCATCACCATCATTTAATTTGTTTAGAGTGTGGTAAAACGAAACATATCCATCAATGTCCGATGGATAGTTCATCTATGACTACAGAAGGTTTCAAAATAGTAGGGCACAAATTTGAAATATACGGTTATTGTGATAAATGTGAAGCTCAGACCTTGTAA